CCGGGGTTACTGGTCAAGATGGAGCCTATCTAGCAGAGTTTCTTATTAACAAAGGATATGTTGTACATGGTATTAAGCGACGTTCCTCGCTGCTCAATACAGACCGAATAGACCATTTGTACCAAGATCCTCATGAAAAAGACTTAAATTTAATTTTACATTATGGAGATATGACAGACAGCAGTAGCTTAATTCATATTATCCAGAAAACAAAACCTGACGAAATTTATAATCTTGCAGCACAGAGTCATGTATCCGTTTCATTTGAAGAACCTGAATATACTGCAAATTCCGATGCTTTAGGGGCATTACGTGTTCTAGAAGCTATTCGAATATTGGGTTTTGAAAACAAAACTAAATTTTACCAAGCATCTACCTCAGAGCTGTATGGTTTAGTTCAGGAAACTCCTCAAAAAGAAACCACACCATTTTATCCTCGCTCCCCTTATGCAGTCTCCAAATTATATGCTTATTGGATTACTGTAAATTATCGTGAGGCATATAATATGTTTGCCTGTAATGGTATTTTATTTAATCATGAATCGC
The sequence above is drawn from the Legionella antarctica genome and encodes:
- the gmd gene encoding GDP-mannose 4,6-dehydratase, which codes for MKTALITGVTGQDGAYLAEFLINKGYVVHGIKRRSSLLNTDRIDHLYQDPHEKDLNLILHYGDMTDSSSLIHIIQKTKPDEIYNLAAQSHVSVSFEEPEYTANSDALGALRVLEAIRILGFENKTKFYQASTSELYGLVQETPQKETTPFYPRSPYAVSKLYAYWITVNYREAYNMFACNGILFNHESPIRGETFVTRKITRGLARIKCGLEECLYLGNINAKRDWGHAKDYVEMQWLMLQQDKPEDFVIATGVQHSVREFISISAQEIGLDLHWEGEGLEEKAYTSDGVCRIAIDPRYFRPTEVDTLLGDASKARTQLGWEPKITFHELVKEMINSDYQIACKDKFVKENGYKD